From the genome of Cytobacillus firmus, one region includes:
- a CDS encoding DUF4275 family protein → MDLAESITSKKVKVKEIPKWGAYLRKQREESFANHLSDKEKKSIYFYDDEDGFCGYLWHLFSYERRKCLKEEHADIAFNKEMKESCYVFYQHSDDALILENASSLTAMDFVNEEDIYVVDKEFSWTYIVTHETGWCGPYFSRK, encoded by the coding sequence TGGCAGAATCGATAACAAGTAAAAAAGTGAAAGTAAAAGAAATACCTAAATGGGGAGCATATCTGAGAAAGCAAAGGGAAGAAAGTTTTGCTAACCATCTCAGTGATAAAGAAAAGAAGTCCATTTATTTTTATGACGATGAAGATGGCTTTTGTGGCTACTTATGGCACTTATTTAGTTATGAGAGAAGGAAGTGCTTAAAGGAGGAACATGCTGATATAGCGTTTAATAAAGAAATGAAGGAGTCTTGTTACGTTTTTTATCAGCATTCTGATGATGCTCTTATCCTTGAAAATGCTTCATCTTTAACAGCCATGGACTTTGTAAATGAAGAGGATATTTACGTAGTAGATAAAGAGTTTAGTTGGACTTATATAGTGACCCATGAAACAGGCTGGTGCGGTCCATATTTTAGCCGGAAGTGA